The following proteins are co-located in the Streptomyces bottropensis ATCC 25435 genome:
- a CDS encoding RICIN domain-containing protein codes for MAHRTRTRRLLGAIGVTALATGTAMATTSLPLAHADTAAVASVTVRPDPSYKAAGFEGWGTSLVWFANATGDYPPEVREKLADLLFGKDGLDLNIARYNIGGGNAPDVKDYLRAGGAVEGWWKAPAGTTRTDVDWWSADDKNDWNKDADATQRWWVDRIKNDIDRWETFSNSPPWFMTESGYVSGGFDSSKDQLKASSVDDFAKYLVGATERLEKAHHIKVDTLDPFNEPNTPYWGTKLGADGQPTGGRQEGAHIGPELQQKVLKALAPVLDKSRTDAEISAMDETNPSIFATNWNSYPQDVRDLVGQMNVHTYGTGQRTMVRDLAKAADKPLWMSEVEGDWGDGQSFTDMRPGLGLAQQMVNDLRELEPQAWVFWQPVEDYDNMKPGGESAKGGNWGSIQMSFSCKSTDTLKSCPIYTNTKFDTARNFTHYIKPGDRLIKTDDTSSTAAVAKKGKKATVVHVNSTTAPRAVTLDLSRFGDVGKHARVTPVVTDASGKLVRQKAVDVRDKKATITVPAQSVTSFLISSVSGVAASAAELQDDHTYTLTGVQSSKNLAVAADGKSLVIKNPNTTATAGQRWTLDRVGTGPTDNRTRYVLTEAASHKRLAVRGGSLVAEPDTGTRDKATQWILSTTGDSTWTLINAATGQLTDVGGQSTNDGAGVGLWFPNSGSNQRWKLTDVTPAAAK; via the coding sequence ATGGCACACCGCACCCGTACGAGACGGCTCTTGGGGGCCATCGGCGTCACGGCCCTGGCCACCGGAACGGCCATGGCCACGACCTCGCTGCCGCTGGCGCACGCCGACACGGCCGCCGTCGCCTCGGTGACGGTCCGCCCCGACCCCTCCTACAAGGCGGCCGGCTTCGAGGGCTGGGGCACCAGCCTGGTGTGGTTCGCCAACGCCACCGGCGACTACCCCCCGGAGGTCCGCGAGAAGCTGGCCGACCTCCTCTTCGGCAAGGACGGCCTCGACCTCAACATCGCCCGCTACAACATCGGCGGCGGCAACGCCCCCGACGTCAAGGACTACCTGCGGGCCGGCGGCGCGGTCGAGGGCTGGTGGAAGGCCCCGGCGGGCACCACCCGCACGGACGTCGACTGGTGGAGCGCCGACGACAAGAACGACTGGAACAAGGACGCCGACGCCACCCAGCGCTGGTGGGTCGACCGCATCAAGAACGACATCGACCGCTGGGAGACCTTCAGCAACTCCCCGCCGTGGTTCATGACGGAGAGCGGCTACGTCTCCGGCGGCTTCGACTCCTCCAAGGACCAGCTGAAGGCGAGTTCGGTCGACGACTTCGCCAAGTACCTGGTCGGCGCCACCGAGCGCCTGGAGAAGGCGCACCACATCAAGGTCGACACCCTCGACCCCTTCAACGAGCCCAACACCCCCTACTGGGGCACCAAGCTCGGCGCGGACGGCCAGCCCACCGGCGGCCGCCAGGAGGGCGCCCACATCGGCCCGGAGCTGCAGCAGAAGGTCCTCAAGGCGCTGGCCCCGGTCCTGGACAAGTCCCGTACGGACGCGGAGATCTCCGCGATGGACGAGACCAACCCGAGCATCTTCGCCACGAACTGGAACTCCTACCCGCAGGACGTCCGCGACCTCGTCGGCCAGATGAACGTCCACACCTACGGCACCGGCCAGCGCACCATGGTCCGTGACCTCGCCAAGGCGGCCGACAAGCCGCTGTGGATGAGCGAGGTCGAGGGCGACTGGGGCGACGGCCAGAGCTTCACCGACATGCGCCCCGGCCTGGGCCTCGCCCAGCAGATGGTCAACGACCTGCGCGAACTGGAGCCCCAGGCCTGGGTCTTCTGGCAGCCGGTCGAGGACTACGACAACATGAAGCCGGGCGGCGAGTCCGCCAAGGGCGGCAACTGGGGCTCCATCCAGATGTCGTTCTCCTGCAAGTCGACGGACACGCTGAAGTCGTGCCCCATCTACACGAACACCAAGTTCGACACGGCCCGTAACTTCACGCACTACATCAAGCCGGGCGACCGCCTCATCAAGACCGACGACACGTCGAGCACGGCGGCGGTCGCGAAGAAGGGCAAGAAGGCGACGGTCGTCCACGTCAACAGCACGACGGCACCGCGCGCGGTGACGCTCGACCTCTCCCGCTTCGGCGACGTCGGCAAGCACGCCCGGGTCACCCCGGTGGTGACGGACGCCTCCGGCAAGCTGGTCCGCCAGAAGGCCGTGGACGTCAGGGACAAGAAGGCCACCATCACGGTTCCGGCCCAGTCGGTGACGTCGTTCCTGATCAGCAGCGTCTCGGGCGTCGCCGCCTCCGCCGCCGAGCTGCAGGACGACCACACCTACACCCTGACCGGTGTCCAGAGCAGCAAGAACCTCGCCGTCGCCGCCGACGGCAAGAGCCTGGTCATCAAGAACCCCAACACGACCGCCACCGCCGGCCAGCGATGGACCCTGGACCGCGTCGGCACCGGCCCGACGGACAACCGCACCCGCTACGTCCTGACCGAGGCGGCCTCCCACAAGCGCCTGGCGGTCCGGGGCGGCTCCCTGGTCGCCGAGCCCGACACGGGCACCCGCGACAAGGCCACCCAGTGGATCCTCTCCACCACCGGCGACTCCACCTGGACCCTGATCAACGCGGCCACCGGCCAACTCACCGATGTGGGCGGCCAGTCCACCAACGATGGCGCGGGCGTGGGCCTGTGGTTCCCCAACTCGGGCTCGAACCAGCGCTGGAAGCTGACGGACGTCACTCCGGCGGCTGCGAAGTAG